The Bacillus sp. NEB1478 genome contains the following window.
AACAGAAAATGAGGTGATTCCATCAAAAGCAAAATAAAGCATTTTTTTTAGAGGATACTTAGTTTCCCCCGCCAACCTCTCTTTTCGATCATAATAGATAGATGTGGATTTAAATCCAATAAGCGGCACAATGCCTCTTAAAAACATATTAGATTCCTCAAACCTTTCCAATTCGTTTAAGGCTCTTTTGCTCATCAAACGGAAATCAGCATGATTATAGATAAGATTAACACCCATTGTTCTCATAAATTTATAAAAAAATTCTGCTGTGCTGCGTTTGAAAAATGTATCACATTCACGATTTTTTCTTACACCGTAAACAATGTCGTATCCTTTTTTGAACTTTTCAATGAAGGTAGGGATGACGTTTACGTCATCTTGCAAATCAGCATCTATGGATAATACACAGTCAGAGGATGCTTTCGCCGCAAAAAGTCCTGCAAGTAAGGCATTTTGATGACCAACATTTCTGGATAATTTCAAACCTCTAACGTATTCGTTTTTTAAACTTTCTTTATAGATCATTGACCATGTTTGGTCTGTGCTTCCATCATCAACAAACAGTAATTTGCTTTCAACTGACACTAACTCTTCTGATATCATTTTTTTAAGTAATCGATGAAGGGCTCCAATCGTTATAGATAAAACTTCTTCTTCGTTGTAGCATGGTACAACAATCGTCAAAACGGGTTGTTTCATGTAAGTGTACCTCCTAGCTGTTTACATCACTTTGTATAAATAAATCTTCCAAGCTGCAGAATTTGATTCGAATATCTGTTCCAAGTTCAATTTTAATTCTTTTGCATTATCGATTGGCAATGCAGAAAAGATATATTCTCCCCCGAGTCGTTTAAAGGGTTTCATATCAAGTTGAAGATTCTTTACACTTTCTTTTGAATCTTTTTCAAACATATAATTCTTCCCAAGCTGATCAGAAAATAAATAGCAGCGAGCTCCCCATTCATCATAATAGGTACGCAAACTATTGTTTTTTACCAATTCTTTATCCATTA
Protein-coding sequences here:
- a CDS encoding glycosyltransferase family 2 protein produces the protein MKQPVLTIVVPCYNEEEVLSITIGALHRLLKKMISEELVSVESKLLFVDDGSTDQTWSMIYKESLKNEYVRGLKLSRNVGHQNALLAGLFAAKASSDCVLSIDADLQDDVNVIPTFIEKFKKGYDIVYGVRKNRECDTFFKRSTAEFFYKFMRTMGVNLIYNHADFRLMSKRALNELERFEESNMFLRGIVPLIGFKSTSIYYDRKERLAGETKYPLKKMLYFAFDGITSFSVTPIRFVLLTGFASFFVSLLFGLYFLMLKFTGNTETGWTSLITSIWLIGGLQLIGIGLVGEYIGKIYKESKRRPKFIVEIDSINFPKPLHLKNAQRVKDEVYDLNLQKLPETN